The proteins below come from a single Limosilactobacillus reuteri genomic window:
- a CDS encoding cytochrome b5 domain-containing protein — MAKTFTREELKKYDGQNGNPAYVAINNRVYDVTHIPAWQDGTHHGNKAELALTDVLFDYSPHKDRVLANLPKVGTLVGEE; from the coding sequence ATGGCAAAGACATTTACAAGAGAAGAATTGAAAAAATATGATGGGCAAAACGGGAATCCAGCTTATGTAGCAATTAATAATCGTGTCTATGATGTAACTCATATTCCTGCATGGCAAGATGGCACCCATCATGGAAATAAGGCAGAATTGGCTTTGACAGATGTTCTGTTTGATTACTCTCCGCATAAAGACCGTGTATTGGCAAATCTACCCAAGGTGGGAACTTTAGTGGGAGAAGAATAA
- a CDS encoding GNAT family N-acetyltransferase, with protein sequence MNVEVKTLSEMTAQEWCRLAEERIKVFVVEQECPYQEIDEQDYQAHHLMLKDDQGDLVGYTRIMAKDSSHATFGRVLVLKQFRGHEYGRQLVQATVDETKRLFPNKTIQIQAQAYLKEFYASFGFKPISDVYLEDNIPHLDMILD encoded by the coding sequence ATGAATGTTGAAGTAAAAACGCTAAGTGAAATGACCGCTCAAGAATGGTGTAGATTAGCAGAAGAACGGATAAAAGTATTTGTTGTTGAGCAAGAATGTCCTTATCAAGAAATTGATGAACAGGATTATCAAGCTCACCATTTAATGCTGAAGGATGACCAGGGAGACTTAGTAGGTTATACGCGAATTATGGCTAAGGACAGCTCTCATGCGACTTTTGGCCGCGTATTAGTTTTAAAACAATTTCGTGGACATGAATACGGACGTCAGCTAGTTCAGGCAACGGTCGATGAAACTAAGCGTCTTTTCCCAAATAAGACAATTCAAATTCAAGCTCAAGCATATCTTAAAGAGTTTTACGCATCGTTTGGATTTAAGCCGATTTCAGATGTTTACCTTGAAGACAATATTCCGCACTTAGATATGATATTAGATTAA
- a CDS encoding NAD(P)H-binding protein gives MAREVLILGATGKIAGHAIDALLANGNDELLLFTRHPQNMNVVDENRETVIKGDVLNIGDLEPAIERADVVYANLRNPEITQQAKNIVSLMEKYAVKPLVWISSIGIYDEVPGKFGEWNNEMLGGGQKDSYLGTYRSAADVIENSTLDYTIIRPAWLTDKDEVDYETTAKGEPFKGTEVSRKSIGNFVAKIIDDPAPYARKNFGVNKPNTDGDKPAWY, from the coding sequence ATGGCAAGAGAAGTTTTGATTCTAGGTGCAACGGGAAAAATTGCTGGACACGCAATTGATGCATTGTTAGCAAATGGCAATGATGAATTATTACTATTTACTCGGCACCCACAAAATATGAATGTTGTCGATGAAAATCGTGAAACAGTTATTAAAGGGGATGTCCTAAATATTGGCGATTTAGAGCCAGCGATTGAACGAGCAGATGTAGTTTATGCTAATCTACGAAATCCTGAAATTACGCAACAAGCTAAAAATATTGTCAGCTTAATGGAAAAATATGCTGTAAAGCCGTTAGTCTGGATTTCCTCGATTGGAATCTATGATGAAGTTCCAGGTAAATTTGGTGAGTGGAATAATGAAATGTTAGGTGGCGGCCAGAAAGATAGTTATTTAGGAACTTATCGCAGTGCTGCCGATGTAATTGAAAATTCAACCCTTGATTACACAATCATTCGACCAGCATGGTTAACAGATAAGGATGAAGTGGATTACGAAACGACTGCAAAAGGAGAACCATTTAAAGGTACCGAGGTCTCGCGAAAGTCAATTGGTAATTTTGTAGCAAAAATTATTGATGATCCGGCACCATATGCACGAAAAAACTTTGGTGTGAATAAACCAAATACAGACGGAGATAAACCTGCTTGGTATTAA
- a CDS encoding winged helix-turn-helix transcriptional regulator encodes MVEKDCPIENTLKLINGKWKSVIIYQISEYEPCRFSELQKLIPDCSKRMLALQLKDLEGANIIQKRVYSTVPPKTEYSLTEVGKSLVPIIRSINQWGKKYTKK; translated from the coding sequence ATGGTCGAAAAAGATTGTCCGATTGAGAATACGCTTAAGTTAATAAACGGAAAGTGGAAAAGCGTAATTATATATCAAATTAGTGAATATGAGCCTTGTCGTTTTTCGGAGTTGCAAAAATTAATTCCAGATTGTTCAAAGAGAATGTTGGCTCTTCAACTAAAGGACTTAGAGGGAGCAAATATTATACAAAAGCGTGTTTATTCGACAGTGCCGCCTAAGACTGAGTATTCATTGACGGAAGTAGGAAAAAGTTTGGTACCAATAATTAGGTCAATTAACCAGTGGGGCAAAAAATATACTAAAAAATAA